A stretch of the Capsicum annuum cultivar UCD-10X-F1 unplaced genomic scaffold, UCD10Xv1.1 ctg996, whole genome shotgun sequence genome encodes the following:
- the LOC124895785 gene encoding putative lipase ROG1, with the protein MDEGEVEKNGGGVCSSETVNGGEDVFSCDESDASSVDHLVIMVHGILGSATDWKFGAEQFVRRLPDKVFVHCSERNMAKLTLDGVDVMGERLSEEVLEVIKRKPGLKKISFVSHSVGGLVARYAIGRLYRPPRMENIEDLSANACIERLKGCTIAGLEPINFITVATPHLASRGNKQVPFLFGLTALEKAAFHVIHWIFKRTGRHLFLCDNDEGRPPLLKRMVEDDGELHFMSALRSFKRRVAYSNVGYDHIVGWRTSSIRRNNELPKWEESLNEKYPHIVYEEHCKAYDGEQGESVVKEDDSLDKVEEELLTGLSKVSWDKVDVSFHMSRRKFAAHSVIQVKDPNMDAEGADVIQHMIDNFIV; encoded by the exons ATGGATGAAGGAGAAGTAGAGAAGAACGGAGGAGGAGTTTGCTCATCGGAAACTGTCAACGGCGGAGAAGATGTTTTCAGTTGCGATGAATCGGATGCTTCGTCAGTTGATCATCTTGTAATTATGGTCCACGGTATTCTCGGAAG CGCCACAGACTGGAAGTTTGGTGCTGAGCAATTTGTTCGGAGGCTTCCTGACAAAGTTTTTGTTCATT GTAGCGAACGTAATATGGCAAAACTAACATTGGATGGTGTTGATGTAATGGGTGAGAGATTGTCTGAGGAG GTTCTTGAAGTGATCAAGAGAAAGCCAGGTCTGAAGAAAATTTCTTTTGTGTCACACTCTGTGGGAGGGTTGGTGGCAAGATATGCCATTGGAAGGTTATATAGACCTCCTAGAATGGAAAATATTGAGGATTTATCAGCCAATGCATGTATAGAACGGTTGAAAGGTTGCACGATAGCTGGTTTGGAACCAATAAATTTTATCACCGTCGCCACACCTCATCTTGCTTCTAGGGGTAACAAGCAG GTGCCATTTCTTTTTGGTTTGACTGCCTTAGAGAAAGCTGCTTTCCATGTAATCCATTGGATATTTAAAAGAACAGGGCGGCACCTTTTTCTTTGTGATAATGATGAAGGGAGGCCTCCATTACTTAAACGCATGGTGGAAGACGATGGTGAACTACACTTCAT GTCTGCATTGCGTTCATTCAAGCGCCGGGTTGCATATTCAAATGTTGGCTATGACC ATATTGTTGGTTGGAGAACATCATCTATTAGACGTAATAATGAACTACCCAAG TGGGAAGAATCCTTGAATGAAAAGTATCCTCACATTGTCTACGAAGAACATTGCAAGGCATATGACGGTGAGCAGGGTGAGTCTGTTGTGAAGGAAGATGATTCTTTGGACAAGGTGGAAG AAGAACTGTTGACTGGTTTAAGTAAAGTATCATGGGATAAAGTGGATGTTAGCTTTCACATGAGCAGGCGTAAATTTGCTGCTCACAGTGTTATTCag GTGAAGGATCCAAATATGGATGCTGAAGGTGCTGATGTTATACAACATATGATTGATAACTTTATTGTGTAG